In Bacteroidota bacterium, the sequence GCTCATGCCTGTTGCAATCAGGGATGGGCACACGACATTGGCGCGTATCTGCTGCGGCGCATAGTAGCTTGCGATCGAGCGGGTAAGACTGATTACGGCACCTTTGCTGGTTGCGTAAGCGTGGGTGCCAAAGTCTTCGTCTCCGCCTACCAGCCCGAGCACTGAGGCAAGGTTAACAAGGGCGCCGCCGTCGTTGTCCAGCATATTCTGGACGAGGTATTTCGAACACAAAAAGATGCTTTTGAGATTTACGTCGAGCGTCCAGTCCCAGCCGGCTTCCGTACATGCGTGCACCGGGCCATCGCCGTGTTTGCGGCCGCTAGCGCCAACCACATTGAAGGCAGCGTTGATGTTGCCATACGTTTTGTGGATGGCTGCAAAGGTATGCTTTACCGCTTCGTGTTGGGTGAGGTCAGCTTGCCAACTGGTAGCATCTCCGCCGGCAGACCGAATGGCTGCTACTGTTTCCTCTGCAGATTCTCCGTTGATATCGACGCCGGCAACCTGCGCGCCTTCTTGCGCAAACAACAGTGCGGAGGCACGCCCGATGCCGCTGCCAATGCCGGTGACAAAAGCAACTTTGCCTGCAAGCGTTTGTGAAGCCATGAAAGTCTCGTGGTGAAGGGTTAGTCGGTGCCAAACACTTTGCGCATGCGC encodes:
- a CDS encoding SDR family NAD(P)-dependent oxidoreductase, producing the protein MASQTLAGKVAFVTGIGSGIGRASALLFAQEGAQVAGVDINGESAEETVAAIRSAGGDATSWQADLTQHEAVKHTFAAIHKTYGNINAAFNVVGASGRKHGDGPVHACTEAGWDWTLDVNLKSIFLCSKYLVQNMLDNDGGALVNLASVLGLVGGDEDFGTHAYATSKGAVISLTRSIASYYAPQQIRANVVCPSLIATGMSKRAQTNDHIKERLKTLQPLTSDFGTPEDVAQAALYLLSDQAAFVTGAVLTVDGGWSVR